DNA from Numida meleagris isolate 19003 breed g44 Domestic line chromosome 9, NumMel1.0, whole genome shotgun sequence:
TTGGGAATTAATGTGTGATGGTTAAACTACTGCTCCAAGCTGACTCATTCATTCACTGAAGAGGTAAATTTACTGAGTTTAAACAGGTGATGACATGAACTATGTCACATGCAGTGTGGATTAGTTGCCAGTGAAGTACTTAGGCAGCTGTGAAAGACATCAGCTATTGTTCCTAAgttaagattatttttaaagtaagggTTTTTGGAAGAAAGTCACAGCACTACCACAGGGTTAGTAACAAACATTAGCACACAATGACTCCAGCCCTCTCGAGACAAGGTCAGCGTTGTCCATGTTACTCCCATTAGCATTCACACATTAGACATCTGAAGAAGCTTTAAAAGCGATTTGTAATTAAAAGTATATTACTACttgttctttaaaagaaatgtcaaCATACATAATATTTGCCTTGTGCACAGCAGTAACATGGCTTCTCTGATTATTTCTAGCATACTCAAAAGCAAATTCTGCAATGCGCTTGCTAGCTTCCTCTGTGATTAGCTTGATGCTTTGCACAACGCCTTCAACAATCTGAAAGACAACAGCAGCATTACTAGTAGAAGTGGAAGCTTACTTGTTCAAATCAATAGCATGAATGCTGTGAACAACAAAGTCATAGAATTCTGAGCAAGGCAGTCGCCTCAACACGTACTACAATATCAGACCTTCTTTTATGGGTAACGAacttaataaataataaatcccactgctcagcctctTAATACCAAGCAGCTGAGATGAGCAAAGTTGTTAACAAAACCCAGAAACTCCGCCAGAAACGCACTTCCAGCAACTTACCACGTGCTCAATTCCGCTGTATTCACCTTCTGTGTTCTCTCGTATTGTGACAATATTTACATCTGTGTAAGGGGTTTTGTATCCTTCAATGGAGACGCAGGGACGTACGTTTGCATAGAGGTCAAAGGTTTTACGCAGGAGGAGATTCATCGATGGGTGCCCTGCAGCAATTGGGGTTTTTAAAGGccctgaagaaaaaagaaagaggtgaTAAAAACCACTTGATGAATATCAGAGCTGGAGCACCAGGTGGCGCTGAGAGAGAGGAACTCCAGATTCTTACGTAGCCCCAGTCGTAAATGCCACAGGAATTCTCTGTGCCCCCAGGAGCACTACGCAGTGATACTCATCAGCTGTCCTAAGGCCAAATTGTGACTTTCATTTTACATAGAACAGgagtttttaaacaaaattttcagtgaaaacaacaTATAAAGATACTATTTGCTGGGAAAGGAACTGTCACACACTGTTGTGTATCAGCTGCCTTGGAAATGCATACTGTATCAAGTCCAAAGCTGATAGTTAGTAACATGTTTCCTAAACATCAGTGACAGTTACAGCTCTGATACAAAGGACTGTTTTAAGATTACAGAAGATTACTTAATAGGCTGTCCCCCATAATTAGCTATTTTTTTTGCGTGATACTGATAAAAGACTTTGGATTCAAACCAAAGTCACCGTAAAAAACCAGTATTTACTCTCTTTGTATTAGCCCCCAAAGTACCTTTTAAtcccattttgtttttatccatGGATTCTTTGGCATCTGGAGGTATCATCCACTTTCCTCCTGGTCCTTGGATAGCTGTAACATTCCTTTCTTCCCACTGAATAGGGACCTAAACACATTTGCTCTTCGTTAACTTCAGTCTCATGACTTGTGCTCCCAGTTTTAACTCCCCTTTCACAAAAAGGGATTCGTTCTGAGCCTTCCTAATCATCTTTTATCCGGTGAGTGACAGTAAGTACGAGATGCTTAAACTTGAACATaaagatgacatttaaaatgtaagtaATTGAAAACGAAATGGTATGAGCAACACTATACCAGCACAAAGTTAAACACCACAAGACACCTCCCTAGCCATGACATACAGCATTAGAATTGTGTTTACACGCTACTTTCTTCCACCTGCTACAGCTGTCACATTCCTTGTAACAAGAGACACAAGacatttaaaaactgaactCATTGAGAACTGATCATCCAAACTGCATGGAAGACAGTGCACAGCAGATCCGTCTGTTATCTGAATGAAaatctgcagtgctttctggaTTTGCACTCACTGCCACCCGTCCATCAGGAAAGGCCACAGCAGAAAAGATTTAAGGTTGGTCATAAGCAAATGGAACCAGTCCAAGCATAACGTACCAGCAAAATGCCCTGTAGAACGAACAAATCAGAGGAAGTACTGCAAATGTGCACTCAGATGCAAAAGTTTTATGTTGTTGCACCTCCTGCCCGCGTCCCCAGAGACAGCGAAAGCTATTAGAAGGCTTCCTACGTAATCAAAGAGAACTGCACCTTTTACAAATCTAAGTTGGACAGCTGTAAGAGAAAGTGTATATGCTTTGATACTGTTACAGAGGGGAACAATTTGACAATATTTCTTCCTGAAGAGCTATATTTTCTTCCAAGCAAACTGTACACATCCTTGTGAACTTCTTCGgatatgctgaaaaacagtccTCTTTGGACATGCAGTTTTCACATCGCAGCAATGAATGTGGTGCAAGAGAATAACTGCAGTTAGGTTTCTAACAATAAGGCAGTCCCCTTCACAGGTGCTTTGATCTGCACTGAGAAGTCAGAGCGGATGAAAGAACATCTTTCTGTTGGTTGCTCAGGATAGCTATGTCAACAAGATGGCTTCACACGATACACCGAGCTGACATTTCCAGCAGTTAAACACAACATCTGCTCTCAGCTCATTACTCCTCTGCCAGCTAACAGCTTCAGACACTGCCTCAACACTGCAACCCTATCTTTCAATATCTGAAACTTCAGACTCTTTGTATTGCCAAGAAATTTCAGCAGCTTAAACATGACTCAATCTTTTGGAAGTTGGAGAGAAAACACAATTTGTTAACATTTGTTGCTGTAGTTAAAGCTACAATGCTCACAGCAAGACAAATACGACTTACTTTGGCAGCATCAAAGATCTTcatgacagcagcagaaatctCAGGTCCTATGCCATCTCCTGGGATTAAAGTCACCGTTTGTACCTAGGGAAAGAAGCATCAGTAGAACAAGGAATGAATGCGGTGTTCCACGTAGGAAACATTCTCACGTGTTGCAGAAACCAAGTAACTACTAGAAAAGAATGTTTGAGCTACCAAAGATCACTATGAAGATGAGCAGCAGTGGACAGAAGCGAGAGTGACTAGCTTGCTTTCAAAGGGCAGTGCAAACATTTTGAGAGAACTGTTTAAAAATCTGcctgctgtttttgtttcaaagcaCGTGTTTAACCCGAAAAGCAGGTTCCTGCTCACTGCTCCTTGAAATAAGTGAtctcaaaatgctttcttcatgaaaaatgGAGAGGAGACAATGCTACCCACATATGGCTCTGTTCCCATACATCTCCCCTCTTATCTGCATGCTGCAGAATACTGACCCACACTAGAAAATAGTTAATTtatgaaaagcttaaaaaaacaaacaaaaaaacccgaAGCCTATCTCAGCTTCTCAAAAGGTTCTCAAAAAATCTCAGGCCAAGTTTTCACAatgtcaaattattttcttgccGTAACATTCTCAGTCTTGTTTCTTTTATCATCCTCACATGAACTAAATTGCACAGCCTGGAGTCACTGGACAGCAGGGGAGGGAAGCTGCCCGTTCtacaaaaaaagacatacaGCATTACTTGCCAAACCCCAATTATAATCAAGTGACGAGATACGTCCCTGGCCTTCTCCAAAGGGAGCGCTCAGAATTTCAGAGTATCTTAACCGTTTTGTTTCCACTAATTAGAGCCAAAGAATTTTACTGTGCAAAGCTAAAGAAGTAGAGCTTCACATAAGAGATGACAGCTACTAAGCAAGCAGGTAACCGATGGAAAGCAGGGTTGGTTCCTgctccacagcacagcagggctacacctgcagcagaggaggttTCACCTGCTGCAGTAAAGTGTGGTATAAGCAGCTCAGGAGGAGCCTCAAATTCTACATCTTTTTGCGCTGTGTAAGACACAGCCTACACTTCAGTTTCTCTCCACTAGTAGTTTTACATAACTTAGAATTAAAAGCCACAACTCCTCCTTAAGTCCTGCCTAAGGGCGCACGCAGCGGTGCTGAGCCCTGCTTCTGCCAGAGCAGTTTTCAAGGCCATCTTCACGGAAGGAAGGCATGCAGGGACCTCAGGCACACACGGTGCTAAAGCACCTACACCAGTGTTTCAAAGACATTAAAGAGGGCCGTGAAAAGGCAGAACTGTAGCTGCGAGGTACTCTAAAAGCAGCAGGATTTAAAGTAAATCTATTGCTTAGCAGAATGTCTGCAAAATAAAGGGGATGAGAAGCTTCTCAACAATCTAATTTGTCCATATTTGGCCATTTCAGAATGGGCAGAAGTTTCAGAAGACAGGCTTACATCCATGTTTTGTGACAAGTTATCATGCCATGTCTGGTTTCTTCTAAAACTCTTTTATTAGCAAAGTCATTAACCAACGTAAATCCAGCATGGCATTAAAAGCAGGTACGTTCACTTATTCAggccttatttttttcttgagaaacttcttaaaagaaaaaaaagtgttactaTCATACTCACAGCACTACTAAAACTTCTGGTCACctgtttttggtttttgaaaGCACCTAGCAGTCGAGAAACCTGCAggaacataaaacaaaaagatgccATCTTACTACACCAATGGAACTTCAAACAGTCAAACGCTGCAGCAATCGCCCTTTCAAAACGGTACGGCTTTAAGTTTCCTGCCTCAAACCAGTAGACACATGAAAACGAAACAGAGTCACTGAGGCTTTGCCAaagtgctggggagctgctgtgtCTGATAGCTCCCGGGTATTCTTAGCACAAGGTGAGCTGAGGACAGCCGCTCTCTGGCCAGGCCTGGgtgggcagcacagcagccccagcagtgaTTCGGGCTGAGGGGACAGCACACCAGGCTGAAGATTCCTGAAAACCAAAGTGAGATGTTTGTTCCCTAACAGCTGCCCGGGCAGCACGTCCGCACCTTTCAGGACACGTTTGCAAAGGTGCTTCCTACCAGTGCAACTTCTCCCGTTGGAACTGGGGGGCACTTTGTCCTTACCGTTATTTATGTCCTTACGTTTGGGGCCGCAGCCTTCTGTGCACTCGGCAGGTTTTAAAAACTCAAGGGTGCACGAAAGGCAGAATTCACCACGGCGATGACAAACCCGGCCTGCACAGCAGCGGCACACAACGACCTCTCCCGGGCTCGGGCCGTCCCACCGCTCCGGCGCGGGCAGCGGGGCAGCTCGCCCTCGGCACCGCGGCTGAGATCTCTGCCCTTCGGCAACGCGCACGCTAAGCAGAGCCGTGCGCACTAACGGACACGGGCAGGAATCACAGCTCGCTGTGTCCGCTCTGAGGAACGCAGCGTGCGAAGAACCGCGCGCACAAGGCACCCCGGCCCGCGCAAGGTCATCGCGAGGGGCGCGGACGCGCGCCGCTGGGAGCCCCGGCCCGGGGCAGCGCCGCAGCGGGAGACGCGGGCCGCGACCGCGAGCCGTGACCGCGAGCCGTGACCGCGGGCCGAGCGCCGCCGCGGCAGCCCCCCCGGTGGCCGCGGCCTCCCGAGCCGCTCGGGATCGGCGCGTCGCGAAGGCCCCGAGGCAGGCCCGGAGGCGCACCGACGAGCCCCGGGCGTCGGGCTTTCCCCGCGGAAGCTCCGCAACGACGGCGACCGCCGCGGCGAGAGCCGCCGCCACGCCGGGAGGGCCAACGCCGTGCCCCGCTGCGAGGCGGCCTCGGGCCCCGCACGCGGCACCGCGGCGCCAAGGTCACGCGCCGGCCGCCGGCCCCCAGCCCCCGCGGGGAACGGCGCCGCGCGGTTCCTACCGCGGGCATCCACGCGGCTGCGGCCATGGCGCGCCCGGCGCTCCTCCGACCCCGCAACGTCCGCAGCGACCGACGGACCGGAACCGGCGGCGAGAGCGGCCGCGCGCTACCGCCCCGCCCCCGGGAGGCGGCCGCTGCCCCACCTCGCGCGGCGCTGacggcccggccccgccccgcgccgtgctgcggggctgcggcgCGGCCGTGTCGCGCTGCCGGGGTTGTCAGCGCGCCGGTCCCGGCGGAGAGCCCTCCGCGCGCCGCAGGTGTCCGTGTGACAGCCGCCGCGAGCCCTGACAGTGACAGCCCGGCGGCGTGCGCCCGGTTCCAGAACGCGGGCCGCCTGAGACGGCGCAGCGCGTGCCTCGGCCCGGAGGAGCTGCCCCGTGCGGGCGCGCTTGGCGCTCCCAGCGCCTGAGGCGGCGCGGTTCGGGACGCGGCAGGGGCGTGCACGGCTCCCCGGGGCGGGGGAGGGCAGGTTCGCTGTTTGCGCCACCTCAGCGCGCCCACCCGCCGCGGGCGCGTGCCCCGCTCAGCACTGGGGCGACGCGGTAGGAACCGCGGGATGCAGAGGCTCGGTCTCATCCCGCCGCTGCGCATGCGCCGTTTTTCTCCGCGGGGCGAGCCGAGCCGAGCCACTCATGCGCGCGTGCGCCGCGCTTCGTGCTGTGGGCGCGCGCGTTTCGCGCCGAGCCCGTTACTCGCTGAGGTAGTGAGGGGCGCGGCGCTCGGCGCTGTGGAAGCTCAGCCCGCGGCGGTCTGCCTGGCGGGCGATTGAGTGTGAAGCGGTGAAGGCGGCCCCGATAACGTTAAGGTTAGAGCCTGGCTGTGTACACAGAACAGTATCGACCCGTTGCAGTTATTTATGCCCGGAGTAAATATTGCTTAAGGCTCAGCTGTCAGATTGAAACCACCAGTGCTAAATGTAAACGGAGCAGGTGAAGAAGAGCGAGCTGGAAAGCTGGACTCAGCCCGCAGTGACGCTGCGCGCATCTCCTGGGCGctcttctgttccctttttccTCACTCGCTCTGCGCGTGTGCGCGGCGGTGCTGAGCGCTGCAGGGGCCGCCAGGCGGCGGCTGGGAGCTCGCTTCTCCAAGCGCAGCCTGCGCGGGTTTAAGCCGCTGGAGCTCTGCGCGTCTCCTGGAGAAGCGCCTGAGGAACGGGGAGGATGGCATCGCTGTCTTCGCGTGGCTCCTGGCTGTGAGCGCAGCGCTTGCCTCCTAGGTGCGCTCAGGTCAAAGATTTCCTGGTACCGCTTCCTTCCTCGTCGGGCAGGTACAGGTAAAAGCAGTTCAATGCGGGCTTTGGGATTTTTTCGGCACGTTCACGCAGTATACGTGCTCTAAATGCCCGCGGCACGGAGGAGCCCGGCTACTTCGAATGGGATGCATCTGTATAAAGGAAGAACTCTTCTAAGATGGGTAATAAGCAGACAATATTTACTGATGAGCAGCTGGATGCCTACCAGGTAAGACACCTCAGTTTGCcgaaagggaaggagggagtgACCTCAGCATGCTTGTgggttgttttctgtttgctttgggagtgtttttaaaataaaaacataaccTTCCTTGCTAGCCTGCACGTCTGTATTCTGCGATTCCTCCCCAACACTTGTATTATAAGGGTGATTAATTCACTACAGTCAGTCTCGTTCCCTTCTCtgtagaaagaaagagaggagtCAGATCCCTCAGGAAGCAGCGTCACATTGGTGACCAGCTTGGGAGGGGGATTTTTCTGCCGTAATCATTTTACCGAGCTTTttgtaaagaaaggaaagtgtatctataaccttttttttttttttttaaacctgtgcTAACTTCCCTGGCAATAGgggcaaaaaaaataagatgtgtctaattctatgattaatttCACTTCTGACAATAAATCAGAGAAATACGCTTACTGTAAATCCAAAATAGGTATCCTTACACTTTCATCCACTCCTGAGTGGTAGCTGCTTCTTCTTACCCCAGCAGAAGGCTTACTTGCTTTACATCCAGGGATAGTTTATCTGTGGTACTTTATTTGTGTCAGTCACCTCAAATGAATTTCTCATACTCCAGATGATTAATAATTTCCAGTCTTATTCATGTTTTAGCATACTCCAAATCTCACTGAAGTGCTTTGAGAGATGCTGTCTGCACGGTGGACACCTAGAACaagtttctgaaaatacaagTCAGGCAATAGATGAAACAGAAGTATGCTGAAGAAGGAGGCTGGTGAATGCCTGCTACAAGGTGCAGACAGGGCTGGTTGCATCGCTCTGCTCTTTCATGCAAAGTGATAAATACAGACAGAATTATCAGTTCGGGAAGTCAGTGTTTAATTTCTCCTGATAATCAAGGGACAGATTCAGAGCACACAGAAGTAAATAACTTTATGTTTACATTCATGAattcttttgtcttctctctctgAATTAGAAACTGTGATTttaaatactaattttttttgcagttagtGCTACATGGGCTTTTCACAGCTGTAGAAATGTGTTCACACGGGGTCAGTCTGGGAGTATGTGCTAAGCATGCTATAAAATGTTATCCAGTGGTGACAATAAGCATATATTAAATTCTTATTTAATATCTTATTAAGTTCTTATTAAATTCCTAGTCCTTTTGGTAACAGGGGACTCATACATGTTCTTGTTCTTGCTATCATTGTCTGAAACGTGAAAATGGAGCTTCTTTAATTTGCACTGTGTCACATATCTCACCCTCACCAGCAGCCTGACACTGTAAGATGTTAGTCCAAGGTAGTGGTCTTAGGCTTGGCTGTCAGAAATCCCCAAAGGCTGTTTTTTACATTCCCTGCTAGATAGGCAAAAGGGAAACCGCAGATCTGTGAAACACTAATGTCTGTCTTCCTTCTATCTGTAAAAGTGAACACAGAACAGAGCCCAactgcagtgaaacaaaacaaaatccaaatgtAATTAATGTTATCTTCTTGACATAAACTGGCAAATGCAAGAGCCGAAATGTCATCCCTAATTCATTACTCTTCATCCAGAAATTGCCTTCCTCTAATGGCTTGTGCAGCCCCTGCCTTTCCTAATGCTGGGTAATTGATCTCAGAGCCTCGCAGTGGCTAGGCTGGGTGGATGGAACCAGCCTGTGGGTTTCTCTGTTACAGGAGGACTTGTCGCTCACTAGCAGGAGTAAAACACACTTTGCAACAATCCGTTGTGCACGTTGGTACCCCAGTGCACGGCCAAGTGTATACAGATAAATTACCGAACTTTCACCAttactgtcttttaaaaatgagttattCTGGCTTTATAGCACCTGAATGTTACTTTAGTAGAgaggtctttttttccttacaggtTATGTTTTAAGAGCTTGTTTTGTAGGAACTGCTGCTGAATGGTaaaaggaagatggaaaatgaGAAGTTCATTTGTTTAACGTCCAGTAAACTCACATGTAAGCAGCTTTATGTGTCAGGAGTAAATGTCAGGCTGCAGCAACATCACCTGTGTGAGGAGCTAGCATACACTGATTTCAGACTGGCAGTACATTactgatgaaataaaagaaCCTCATTtgatttaagattttaaaaaatgcccATTTATAAATTTTTTAGTGTAACAGTGACCATATTGAAGGATCAGCTTGTAACACAATGTGTGAATGAAATAATTGCAAATCCCAGAAGGTGACCTCAGTGTTTTCAAATAGATGGCTGCTTTAATTAGTTTCCAGTTAAGGCTGCTGGTGGGAGGGCCAGCTGAAGCAGTTTGTGAGAGGTGCTTTTGGTATGACTTGGTAACATTAAACTTCTTATcattcttttattgttttttttgtttgttttttggtttttgttttttttttaattctcagagTAGGTAGAAGCCAATTAACTGAAGAAAGACTGGCATGCTGCAGATCTAACACCTTGCCATATCATCTGGAAACTTATTAAACTAGTGTTCTAGTTGACAGCTCTTTAAATTTGCATCAGCTTAGTGAAATGTATGGGAAATCTAAGGAGTCAGGCTTTTGCAAGCATTGGTTTTCTCTTAGAGATTCACCTTGTTACCAAGTTAGCCGTGTAAGGCAATGGTTTCTCTCAGGGTCTTCTGCTTCCTGTGCCCTTAGAGTACTTGGCTGTttgggtggttttgtttttaacataaaatgcaaaatctcCCTAGGATCTGGATATAGAGAAGGTAAGTGTTAGCAAGAAAGACCTACTTCACTGCAATCAAATAACTCttcaaaatgaagcttttaaaaattgtacaTAGGACAACTTCTGGGTGCCAAGTTCCATCATGAGAGAAGTAGTGAACGGGGAATTTAACTTTGAGTGGTGCTGCATGAGGATACTTGAAGCGGTAGGAAATGAGGGCATAAGAAAAAGCAATCTCAGGGCCATATATTGGCCTCAGTGCACTGCATTTCTGACTGAGTAACAGGATTATATCGAACGGGAAATGCCTGGAGGCTGGGCTTGGGTTTCGGGCTGACTGCTCTTCGAGCAGTCTCGCTGCTTTCACTGTGGTTGTTTGAAGAAGTGCTCTGAATTTGATATGAATGCAGTTCTAATTGTTTTCTTAATAGGCATAACTTAGAGAATATaggacataaatattttatttcagataataCTCTTTATTCTAAGtcaattatttttgtctttgttaattgctggatttcttttcctgtatgttATTTCATACAGCACCAAAACAAGATGGTTTATTGTGGTTGccttctgggcagcagtgcagtAAGCAGTAGTCATGTGAAACAATCACCGTGCTGCGTTTTCCACAAGAATTTGTCTATTACAGACctaactttttctttctattaaaaCTCACGTCAAAGCGGGACTAAACTATACTTCACGAGGAATATGCAAAACCAGATGAAATAGGGTGCATTAGGTGTCAAGAAATGTCATATGTAGGTTGAGACTAAGTCACAAAGATATCTTCTGGCTTCTAAAAAGCTGTGCTCGGCTTAGTCAGGATCTGTGATGAAAATGCCCTCTTCAGGGGGCAAGAGTGCAAAAGGCACGCTCATCGCAGGTCCTCCAGGGTCCTCTGCAGAAAGCACTTCTCGGTTTGATCAAGTATTGCTGGAAATGTGCAAACTTCCAGTAGCATGGTAATGAAGGCAGGCTTTTTGCAATCATCCCGCAGCCTGATTCCGGTTTCAGGTTACTGCTTGCTGCATCTATGGATGGAGCAAAATTGCATTTGCTGACAGTCTGTTTCTTGGGCGGTACTTTCTCATGTCCAGCTGCTTTCACTCCAGTGCCACACTGCTTCTTACAGCTGCAGGTTTGGCCTGCTGAAACTcagtgggggctgtggggatTTTCTGCATGTAGATAAACAGTATATATATGCGAAGGAATCAAGAGAATGTTGCAATCTCCACTGATATTGTTGGCTGTGGCCAGCGCTTTTTAAGATAAATGTTCATACATTACTAATGCAGATACTGATGctgacttctattttttttactgttaaaatCTAGATTCCCTTAAGTacttgcacagctctgcagcttaaAGGCTGGTGCTAGCCTCGCTGGCTTCCAGGAACTCTTGATATACTCACAGTGATGAAAATACATAGAACATTCATACATATAAATGTGTTGCAGATTCTGTCTCACGCAACAGCTCTGTACCAGTCTTACTGGCATGGCAATTAGAATCCAAAAACACAAGTTCTGCATAGAATAGAGATAATAATACATCTACTACATGAAAATTCACTTCATTTTATCTGGCACCTTTTAACTTTTGATTTTTGATTATTTACTAAGATGATATT
Protein-coding regions in this window:
- the IDH3A gene encoding isocitrate dehydrogenase [NAD] subunit alpha, mitochondrial isoform X1, with protein sequence MAAAAWMPAVSRLLGAFKNQKQVTRSFSSAVQTVTLIPGDGIGPEISAAVMKIFDAAKVPIQWEERNVTAIQGPGGKWMIPPDAKESMDKNKMGLKGPLKTPIAAGHPSMNLLLRKTFDLYANVRPCVSIEGYKTPYTDVNIVTIRENTEGEYSGIEHVIVEGVVQSIKLITEEASKRIAEFAFEYARNNQRSHVTAVHKANIMRMSDGLFLRKCREAAENCKDIKFNEMYLDTVCLNMVQDPSQFDVLVMPNLYGDILSDLCAGLIGGLGVTPSGNIGANGVAIFESVHGTAPDIAGKDLANPTALLLSAVMMLRHMGLHKHATKIETACFDTIKDGKALTKDLGGNAKCSEFTEEICSRVRDAD